The DNA region AGATCATTTCACACACGACTGACATGTTTTGACAATGATACGCTCCACAAGTACAGAGACAGATGGTTAAAAATAACAAGGGTCACTGTTATGGCTATATTCACAATGCATATGCTCTACAATAATAATTACCACCCTTGTCTGTAGCAGCTTATTACATCAGATGTAAGTATTCCTCTAAGCCCAATTTAAAACACCACCCACATTTATATGACCTTTGTGATCTTTGCAGCAACAATTTCCCACGTTAACAGTGAAATTTCCCTATGAACTCTGGATATAAAAAAAGCAGATGCCACTTCACAGTCGAGACATAATTGAAATTCTGCCCACAAAAGAAGTGCATTTTCTGCTTCAGACCAAATACCCAAACCATACAGGAGAGAATTACTTCACAAGGATCACAGTACACAAGGGCTTACTTCACATCAAATGGAttttttcattgtgttctgaaacaaaacagtgaaaaaacaccTGGGTTCAGACTGTAAGAATGCaggaatgaaaatgtaaaatcctTGCTATGCCATGTGAGAAGGGTCTGTGAGGGTCTGTCCCACTGTCCTACTTCCATTCTTGAGAATTCCCTCAGTGGTAACATGACCCAAGTTCATTGCTGGTGTTTTTGGGACACCAATATCAGAGTCGTCCGCCTGAGGCTCTAAGAAAGCCACCCTCTTCCCGTTTGAACGCCGCTGTCCTGTCTCCACCTCTCTGGGATCTGAACAGAGGATGATGGCTCGTCCGCCACATCCACTCGGTCCCCCGCCCCGGCTTTCACGGCATCGACAGGGAGTGAGGTAAAGGTAGAGCAGCACCAGGATGATGCTGACCACACAGGAAGCCAGGGTGGTGAACGCTGTGTTGAAATGTTCAGCACCGCTGCGGTGTACCAACCCACTGTTGGAGGTAGCGCTTATGTTTCCGACCACCACGCTGACCTCCAAAGACTCACTGGGGTCATAGCGGTGCCTGCGGACTGTCACACACCCATACATGCCAGAATCCTCCATCAGGGCTGATCGGATTTCAAGGGTGCCATTGGGGAAAACTACTAGGTGGGCATTTGGATCATTGGTTGATGAATTCACCACAGTGCTGGGAGTAACCCAGAACACCACCAGCCCCTCCTGGGATGGAGATGCCAACCCTGGACATGGCACTCTTAGCCAGTTGCCAGGCTCTACGCGGTAAGTCTGTGCCTCTAGCGGCATATCTGACACTACCTGCTTGCTACATTCAGACCCAGAAACTGAATCATCTCTACAGGGGTATTCACCTCTGAAGTCAACCAGTGGCCGATACTGTCTCCACATCCAGTACTCCAGCAAGGCGAGTAAAGCACAGTCACAGACCAAAGGgttttcatgaaaataaattCCACCTTGCTGGGTGAGAGACAACAGGTTCTGGACAGGAACCTTGGAGAGCCTGTTGTATGACAGATCGAGAAAGGTCAGATTATGAGGCCCTCCAGGCTCCCAGTAAAGGCCCAGGGGGAAAACCAACAGTCTGTTCCCAGAGAGGTAGAGCCTCTGCAGGCTGTGAAGGTCACTGAAGGCTCCTGGGTTAATCTGGATGATCTGGTTTCCAAACAGCAACAGCTCTTTCAGTTCCCTCAACCCAGTGAAGATGGACGAGTTCAGCACTGTTAGTCGGTTGGACGAGAGGTCCAGGTGAAGGAGATGCAGCGTCACAGTGAAAGCATTCACCTCAATTCGGCTTATGGAGTTTCGGCTGAGGACCAATGTGGCAAGCCAGTCAAACGGTCGTGAAGTCCAGTCCACAGGCACCACAGTTAGGGCATTGTGGCTCAGGTCCAACCGTGTGGCATAGCTTGGGAGATCAAAGGGCAGCGCAGACAGATTGCGGCTGCTGCAGGAAATTATATCACTGGCACAAAGGCAGTAGGGTGGGCAAGTGgccacagagggagggaagccAAGACACAAGGAGAGCAGCAAGGCTGCAGCGACAGGGTTGCGACAGCTGCCTCCAATATTGGTCTTGCCCAAAAGCTGTGATGCAGTGGGACACATCCTGGTGTTCCCTCAGGATGAGATCTCAGGTTACTCTCTCACTGGGTGTACACATGTCAGGCTTACAAGCCTGTGATAGTGAAGGGCCATTATGAACtgaggagagacacagaaagagagtaAACAAGGAAGAGAGAACAGGGAAATTAATTATAACAGCTAATGGCATTAAACAGAGATCCCAATGAACAGTCAATtgaagcaaaacacatttatcaGGAGCAGAAATGGCAGCgagacaaacagcaaaacagaaagACCATAAGAGAACAAGTAATACAAGTAAATGCATCACATGCATGTAACTATGAAAATAAATTGTAATCCACatttaaatgctgctgctggcaTCATCTGCACATGACAACTGTTAGTAAGAGCTGGAACAAGTGTAACTTAATCCATATGTATCAGTAATCCATACTGCTCCACATATTTCCCAACGCAATAGTCAAGGTGAAAGTCCTGCAATATTTACAGCATGCTTAAATTATACAACTTGATTATTGGAAAATCTCTATGAGCAGCTGTTTTCCCCATCAAACTGCCctcataattattattttagtgCTTCAAAGGTCAAGTAGATTAATAGTAAACAAGCATGGAAAAGGACAACAGTGGATCCTGGTGATCAGAGCTGTAAAGATTAACCAATTCATCAATGAGCCAATCTGTAGCTTACATTCATTAATCAATCgacaatcaattaatcatttatcatttcttctgtaaaaatataaattatTCTCTGGTTGCAGCTTCTTTCATGTGAGAAatggctgcttttctctgtatATATTATTGTGACCTGAATCTAATTTGGCTTTTGGAGGTTTTTAAACCGGCCAGACAAATAATAGATTGATTAGGAAGACAATTAGCAGTTTGAAGTGATACTGAGAAGAACTGTTAGGAACAGTAACAAAGTTTAGAGACGTGAGAAAATTTAAATAGGAGCTGAAAGTCATAGACTGTTACAGAATGAGTGTGAAATGTAGAGATGAACTCACTTATAATAAAACTAATTCGTATGAGCCTACTCTGCTCTGTCACCACACATTATCCGGCTCAGCAGAGAGATAACAACCTGGATTTCACGACTTTTGTGGaggcagaacaaaacaaacagaataaacCTCACCTTCACACCCACGCAGCTGCCTAATGAAACCATCATCTTGTCTGCTTTTACCTTCACATCCGGATGCGCTCTGCGGACGCGATGCTGGACCGCGTCCCGTGGCTGAATCCTAATATCCTAAAGGCGCATCGTTTGCGCTCGGCGAGTAATCCAGCCGGAgtgtgaggaggaaacaggggagctgctgctgaactgtTCACCTGCAGGTCGGGTTGCATGCTGCTGTGGGTGGGGTCGCCCTGAGAGTAAATACGGAATACAACAGCAGCCAGTACACCAATAACATGAAGGTGGGTGCAgccaagaggaggagagagggctgtgagaggaagaggagagaggagaaggtgcGGTGCACATTTGATTCTGGATGTACttattcttcctcctctctggcgtttttttcttttttttttgttcaaataaCTAATTATACGATAACTACCTCTGCCAATATGGCTGCATTATGAATCCTAACCTGCCGAGCAGATGGTCACACAATGTTTATGGCACTTTCAAACCTGGTGCACCTCATCAAAATGCTGTAGAAACCTCTGTTATATAACTTCAATATGGAGGCCAAAAATGTaacacaataagaaaaaaactgtTACCTGCATATTGACAAAAATGTTTCCCAGATAGCAGATTAAAGCCGagcaaatcaatatttttataccAAAAGTGGACCAAGTGACTGCATGTGAAGTGAAAGGTGTCGCTTgcagtgatgaacccacagaaaaTGAccacctgactctgcagttaCCCTCAGTTATACAGAGCATTTTACCATCTTTAATcatattgttttggttttacaactACAGCTTTACTCTTTTGGTTGAGTCTCAGTCGTGTCCAGCTGGTGAACGCAGTGGATCATTTACTGCAGCTGTtcaagagccagatgtttccctcacaAGTTGGTGGACAACAAATGCTCCGTgcatgctggatgtggaaagtGTTTGCTAACACATCAATGTTAACTCAATGGTATTTAGTCACTGTTGTGTTGACAGGTTACACCGCTGCACCTAAAGTGGCCATTAAAAGCCTAACAACGATGTCTGAATGGTAAATCTGACCTATGTGATTCACTGTTCGCTAAAGAGTCGAGTTGTAATGACCCTGTCTTCCGCTCGCCTGAATAAGTGCCGACACTATATGTTGTGTGACAcattaaaggggcactccaaTGATTTTACACTTACACTTACTTCCTGCAGTTCCCCTTTAAATTGCGACTTTATGATTTGTAAACAACTTTCAAACGTGGTGTTACCCTTCCTTTTTGAGATTTCAATTATTTTCCTTAAAGGTTTTGATCTAACTATTATGCCTCAGTGTCACATAACGAAATCATAACGTATCACTTTGCTTCCCTGCTGtcacctgacacacagagaATTGACAGTCTGAAGAAAGAATATTTCCTCAAATCTGTCCCCCTAAATTCAGATCATATTAGCTTTAAATCTGGGAGATCCTCACTGCGACTCACTCTTAAAATCTGTCAGGAGAACATATATTTGAGTACGTATACAGTCCATGTCAATTTAAAAAGGAGGAGTTTAGCTGTAAAAGCAGTCATTCTtaaacagaataaacagataCCAAATTGATTGATATTTCCTGGAGGGCACAAAAGACGTGACAtaggaaaataaatcaaaccaGAGATCTATGTTTCTGCAAATGAACCCTTCAGTGGTTTAGATGTTATTCTTACAAGCTGAGGACTCATAACCCCTGCAGAGATCGCTAAGCCTGCCTATGTAGACTGCAGCATTATCTTAATGGTGGCTTGGCAAAGACGTGTTGGTTTAATTAGAGATAACATCATTGCAATTAAACATCTGTGACCTTGAAcatgtcttttttcattttctcccagCCTCGGCTTTGTCCCTGCCTGGTTGCACTGTGCTGTTCAAGGTCTGCGCAATAAACtaacactgctgcagctgacagaaactctgtttgctttttgtaCTGTTCAAGAAGAGCAGCGCTTTAGGATTTGCTTGCTGAAGCAGAATATTTCAGCCAGCGTTGCTCAGGGTTTACATAATCCCTCTCATTTTCCAAAAACTGTTTATTTGTGTAATGTTGGAATATAAAATTGAGTCTTTTGCCTTATTTGTTCACCTATTGTGGCTACATGTTCCCCTTTACAATCACATGAAACCTAATTTTCTAAAATGCTTTCAATGCGTACTTCAGAAGCTGTTTACTGTAGCATTGTGTGTGACAGTTTGCGGCTGGCAGATGGTGTCTTTCATACTACATGAAAGTATTCTTCCACCTAATCAGTCCGTCAAGGTTGTTAGCTGTGAGCTTGAAGAGccaacagttgttttttttttccttttgatttcTTGTTCGATCTTGTCGatcctcacactcacacccagtTCAACACCCaaggggaaagaaaggaggaaaaaatcAATTGAATTCTCATTTTGGAAGATGAGTCAATTCCATTAGTTGAAAGAGAGGTGAGAATGAGGCCTGTCCTCTTATATCCTGACTTCGGCATAATCACAATGTGCTCCTAATTATGAGCTTTCCACCCTGGACTCCATGACGGACAAATGGCTGTATGTTTCCATGGTGCCGACCATCAAAGGGGATGGCCTCCGGGGATTTTGCCAGAGTTGTCCATGTTTGCTCCAAGATCACACAGTCATGTGGTTGATATGCAAGGGATAATGGACCAACATGTACTTTTTCCTTCttcatttccaaaaacattATGTGGCATAAGAAATGAACAACTTGGAAGGGCAGTGACGCCTCTGAACAGAATATGAGACATAATCTATATAAACACACTTCAGTCCGTCATCTTGCTAGAATCAGATGATTTGTGACTTTCATTCCTGCGATTCAGCATCCACTGGTACCTGCTGGTCCTACTTTTCAGTTAAATACATGTAACTGTGTCTGTTTCGTATCTCAGGTGTAAAATAGTCACTGATTACATGGTTAGCATGAACAGCAGGGTTCTGAGTGCTGCCTGAGGAGACAGTGGTCCAGATGGTTTTCAATTTAGACAGAGTTCAACAGTCCATCTATCCATCCTACCTAACTTATTTGAACttatttttcagcatctgaTCATCCCAGTATTCATTCAGCCAAAGTCACAGAGACATCCAGAACTGTACCGAGTAGGTCTGCAGTTTCTCAAGTTTTGGAAGTTACAGGTTGTGTCATTTATTGATTTCAATAATAGATATTGTACGTTTAATAAATACAGAACATTAAAAGGCACAAATAGTTTGCAATTTAAATTAATATTCAATATGTGCTAAATATGGttcttcactttcttgctgagagttagatgggAAGACCAGCTCAAACGCCAGGTGCAAATGCAAAAACCCGCTGATGGAGAGGGAATCCATCAGTCCATCGTCTGAGTGCAAACACTCATGATGGGTTTTACCAGCAAACAATTAAGCAGATCAACTTGTGTCGTTTGGCAACATTCCACTTTGAAAGCAGGTATGAAATT from Chaetodon trifascialis isolate fChaTrf1 chromosome 22, fChaTrf1.hap1, whole genome shotgun sequence includes:
- the LOC139350600 gene encoding amphoterin-induced protein 2-like; its protein translation is MCPTASQLLGKTNIGGSCRNPVAAALLLSLCLGFPPSVATCPPYCLCASDIISCSSRNLSALPFDLPSYATRLDLSHNALTVVPVDWTSRPFDWLATLVLSRNSISRIEVNAFTVTLHLLHLDLSSNRLTVLNSSIFTGLRELKELLLFGNQIIQINPGAFSDLHSLQRLYLSGNRLLVFPLGLYWEPGGPHNLTFLDLSYNRLSKVPVQNLLSLTQQGGIYFHENPLVCDCALLALLEYWMWRQYRPLVDFRGEYPCRDDSVSGSECSKQVVSDMPLEAQTYRVEPGNWLRVPCPGLASPSQEGLVVFWVTPSTVVNSSTNDPNAHLVVFPNGTLEIRSALMEDSGMYGCVTVRRHRYDPSESLEVSVVVGNISATSNSGLVHRSGAEHFNTAFTTLASCVVSIILVLLYLYLTPCRCRESRGGGPSGCGGRAIILCSDPREVETGQRRSNGKRVAFLEPQADDSDIGVPKTPAMNLGHVTTEGILKNGSRTVGQTLTDPSHMA